In Maridesulfovibrio sp., a single genomic region encodes these proteins:
- a CDS encoding OmpP1/FadL family transporter: MKAKFIVCLCTLLIMTGYTIVPGGSRNAEAAAFALFEWSARGNAMGGTMIARADDPSAIAWNPAGITQLEGTQTMVGVSAIAPENTLTTTYNGVQTDTDIKKEIFYTPHAFITQQINENLWLGVGAYTRYGLGTAYDEDWEGRYSSYNTSIETYSLNPNLAYKFNDFVSVAAGMEFMYVKADLRKKIDSTRQNDPTTSAGDVDQTIKVDGVTPGFNVGIRITPTDKWALGFSWRSKMRHRAEGKAVYDRPDGVTTALYNDTDVSMTMKTPNMFMFGTSYDLMDNLSVEFDAIWSQWSDYSDLTYEFDSTNAIGRNTVVVQKNWQDVWRFQFGVEYKPIESLALQAGYVYDQSPIRKGYEDYMLPTNDRQIVSGGLGWTYENFSIDASYMYLWMKKRTIDARPTSGVLYTTTKDSITHIVSLSMGFNF; the protein is encoded by the coding sequence ATGAAGGCTAAATTTATAGTGTGCCTGTGCACGCTACTGATCATGACGGGCTATACAATAGTCCCGGGGGGAAGCAGAAATGCGGAAGCTGCGGCTTTCGCTCTGTTCGAATGGAGTGCCCGCGGCAACGCCATGGGCGGAACAATGATCGCCAGAGCGGACGATCCGTCAGCTATTGCCTGGAACCCGGCAGGTATTACACAGCTGGAAGGCACGCAGACAATGGTTGGTGTATCAGCAATCGCACCGGAAAACACTCTTACAACCACCTACAACGGGGTGCAGACGGATACCGACATCAAAAAGGAAATTTTCTATACTCCGCATGCATTCATTACACAGCAGATTAATGAGAATCTGTGGCTTGGAGTCGGAGCATACACAAGATACGGTCTCGGTACTGCATATGATGAAGATTGGGAAGGAAGATATTCTTCTTACAACACATCGATTGAAACATATTCCCTGAACCCGAACCTCGCATATAAATTCAACGATTTTGTTTCCGTGGCTGCCGGTATGGAATTCATGTACGTCAAAGCCGACCTGCGCAAAAAAATTGACTCCACCCGCCAGAATGATCCCACCACCTCTGCCGGTGACGTGGACCAGACCATCAAGGTAGACGGCGTCACTCCCGGATTCAACGTAGGTATCCGCATCACCCCCACAGACAAATGGGCTCTGGGTTTTTCCTGGCGCAGCAAGATGCGTCACAGGGCAGAAGGTAAAGCCGTCTATGACCGTCCCGATGGAGTTACAACAGCTCTATACAACGATACAGACGTGAGCATGACCATGAAAACCCCGAACATGTTCATGTTCGGTACTTCCTATGACCTCATGGACAACCTCAGTGTAGAATTCGACGCCATCTGGTCCCAGTGGAGTGACTACAGCGACCTTACCTATGAGTTCGACAGCACCAACGCAATCGGTAGAAATACAGTAGTTGTGCAGAAAAACTGGCAGGACGTCTGGAGATTCCAGTTCGGTGTCGAATACAAGCCGATTGAAAGCCTCGCTCTGCAGGCCGGTTACGTTTATGACCAGAGCCCTATCCGCAAAGGGTATGAAGACTATATGCTGCCGACAAATGATCGCCAGATCGTCTCAGGCGGTCTCGGCTGGACCTATGAAAATTTCAGCATTGATGCATCCTACATGTACCTGTGGATGAAAAAACGTACTATAGACGCCAGACCGACATCCGGAGTACTGTACACCACCACTAAGGATTCAATCACCCATATTGTTTCCCTGAGCATGGGTTTCAATTTCTAA